The Mesorhizobium sp. AR02 genomic interval GTGGCATTCGGTCGGGCCGCAGAAGCGGTCGGTGAGGTCGACGTAGAGCGTGTCGGGTACGCTTTTGACTACGGCGCGCTCTTCCGCCGCGGCGCTGTCATTGGCGGCCTCAGCCCTCGGCGTGTCGCAGCGCGAGGGGGCTTCGCGCCACCATAAAGCGCGGGCCACGCAGGAATCGGCGAAACTGTCGCCGATCGGCGTGTCGCGGATGACGGCGGTCTCGACGCCGGCCTGGCTGAAGGCCTGCAGTGTGGAGCGCAGGCCGGCCTGCCAGCGCGCGGTCTCGGCCTTGCGGCCGGCGGCAGGCATGTCGCGCGTCAGATTGCCGATCGAGAATTCCGAGATCACCACCAGGCGCGGCTTGCGGCGGATGATGTCCGCGATCGCCTGTTCGCGCCAGGCGTCGCATTCGGTGTAGTCGCGCTTCAGCGCCGTGCTGAAGGTCGACAGCCGCGAGGCGCGGCACGAGGATTTGAGATAGGTGACGACCTTGGTGTCGTTGCGCCTGGCCGCCTCGACCAGCGGCGTCGACCAGTGGTCGGCGTGCGAATCGCCAAACAGCACGATGGTGTGGGCGGCGTCGGCCGGGCCGAACGTGCAGGGTTTCGGCGTCACGGTGTGGAAGTCGAGCAGGCAGTTGGCATCCGTGGCACGCGCGGTGGAGGGCTGTTCGGCGGCCTGTTCGATGCCGCGCTGGGCCGGGTCGATATTGCGCGTGGCCAGATGCGCATTGGCAAAGGCCACCGCCACGCCCACACCGGTCAGCGCCAGGGCGGGAATGAGTGCGCGGCCGCCCATCGTCAGCCAGCCGCCGCGCCGTGCCGGGTTCTCGATCAGATGATAGGTCAGGAACGCCAGCGCCAGCGCCAGCGCGCCGCAACCGAGGCGCTGCGGGATGGTGAGATCCGGCGCCAGCATGCCGGCATAGACGATGACAGGCCAGTGCCAGAGATAGAGCGAATAGGAGAGCGCGCCGATCCATTGCAGTGGCGGCAGCGACAGTGCGGCGGCGGGCGTGAGGGCCTGCCAGCCGTTTGGGCTGGCTGTCTCTGCGTCGCTGTCTTCGCCCGCGCCGCTCAGCAGCACCAGCACCGTGCCGGCGACCGGCAGCAGCGCATACCAGCCGGGGAAGGGCAGGTCTTCGCTCAAGCAGAGATAGGCGACGGCGATCAGCGCCAGGCCGAGCCAGCCCTGCACCGCGCGCAGCCATGCGCGGTTCTGCAGCAATGCCGCCGGCGCCAGCGTCGCCAGGCCGCCGGCGGCGAACTCCCAGGCGCGCAGCGGCGAGAAGTAGAAGGCCCAGGCCGGCGAGAGGCTGGTCAGCCACAGGCAGGCGGCGAAGGAGGCGAGGCCGGCGATGCCGATCACGATCACCGCCATGCGCTTGCCCGGCTGCAGCCAGGCGGCGAACAGCAGCAGCGCCGGCCAGACGAGATAGAACTGCTCCTCCACCGACAGCGACCAGAAGTGGATGAACGGATTGCCTAGGGCATCCGCGGCGAAATAGTCGAACGACCAGCGCAGCAGCCACAGATTGATGGCATAGGCCGAGGCGAACATGGCGCCGCGCGAATAGAGCGCCTGCTCCTGCGGCGCCAGGATGAAAGTGCCAGCGGCCAGCGTCGCCAGGATGACGAACAGGGCTGCCGGCAAAAGCCGCCGGGCGCGGCGGGCATAGAAGCGCCAGAGGTCGAGCCGGCCGGTCTCGGTGATCTCGCGCATCAGGTGCGTCGTGATCAGCCAACCGGAGATGACGAAGAAGATGTCGACGCCGGCAAAGCCGCCTGGCAGTGCGGTGAGGCCGAAATGATAGGCAACGACGCCGCCGACGGCCAGCGCACGCAATCCCTGTATGTCTGGCCGGAACGATGCCGCCATGACAGCTCCTTCGTTAAGCCCAGCCCGCCTCGCATGTCGGCCCGGTCAGCCGATATCGCAATGCAACAGGTTTTTGCAGTGCAACATGGCCAGAACAAGGAAGCGGACAAAATCACAGGATGTCTCGACCGGCGACGGTGGCACGGTCGCGAATGCCGGCCGCTGATCACGAAACCTTGTTGAGCCCTTTGCTTGACAAGCAAGGGCTTCCGTAGCGACCTGCACGCGGCAGATCTTGGGGTATTGGGGCATTCCATGAAGAAGACTTACGAAAAACCGGTCCTGGTGAAGCGCGAGAAGCTGTCCAGCGTCGTCGCGTTCGTGGTGTCCGGCCCGTTCTGATCGGGACAAGCCCGAGCATTTTCGCCGTGGTGACAGTGCAACACCGCGGCGTTTCCGGCCGCCTGTACCGGGCCGACATGTCGGCCGCGGCTTGACGCAATCCGTCCATGGTGCAATCTCGTTTTGTCACTTGGGGCAAGGGGACAGCAATGAAGAAGACCCACGAAAAGCCGACGCTGCGCAAGCGCGAGCAGCTCTCCCGCGTCACCGCGATCATCGCCGTGTCAGGAAAGCCCGTCTAATCCGGCAGGGATTCATCGCCCGTAGCTAGCGGCCAGCTTAGCCTGTCGCCCGGGTACCGCGCGCGGCGTAGAGGCCGGCGGCCGCCGCGAAGATGACCAGGGCGGCAAACACCGCCAGCTTCTGTGGCGTCGCGCCCTGCGGGCCGAAGGCAACGACATACATGATGCGGCCGGGAATGAAGGTCAAAAGCCCGGTAATGATCAGGCCGAAAATGTAGGTGCCCTGCATGATGCGGCGGTGCGCGGCAATGTTGCCGCCGCGCGCGGCCCGCACGCCGCGCCACAGCATCACCAGCACCAACAGCGACAGAAGGTGGATCGGGCTGAACGGTCCCCACAGCCGGATCGTCCAGATGAACAGGCCGGAGCCGGCAACCGTCGCCATCAGCGCCACCCAGACACGGCCAAGCGCCCGGTGCAGCCGGTCGCCCTTGGTGCGCCAGAGCTGGATGGCGCCGAGCAGCAGCGCGGCGATGGCGATCAGCGCATGGAGCTGGATGACGGGCGAGGCATGGAGCAAAGGGCTGAGCGACATCGGTGTTCTCCGGGGGCGGCCTCGGGCAGGCCTGCCTTGCGGATTATCGTCGACGCAGCTGTGGCGGGGCAAGACCGCACGAACCGGCATCGGGCGACCGCGCTGGCCTCGGTCAATGTCACAACTGAGGGCGGCTATTCGGTGATCATCAGAAAAAGCGACGGCGGACCGATCAATATCAACACGGCGAACTGGAAATACATCGTCAGAGCATGGGCCTAATTCGGCTGTCAGGCTGGAAACTCAAGACCTGGCTCGCACAGGCACAGAGTCAACTTTCTCTGCCGCTTGGAAAAATGTTTCTCTGCCGCTTGGAAAAATGGTCTGTTACGGAAGTACCAAAAAGCACGCGCAGCCTCTGCATTGACCCTATCGATCATCCGCTTGTTGATGTGGGCTCTCGGGGCGATTTGGACCAAGCTTGGTGGTATCTTGTCCACGACGAAATGCGCTTGGGTGCATAGGGCCGGCACTAACTGGTAGATTGTGTTCCGCGCCGCCGTCATCTGATTTGGGCTGAAGAGAGCAACGTCAACCGCTGCCTTAAGGCGTTTGGTGCTGTTGGACAGCCTCTCTGCGGCATTTCTTGAAACTATGTAGCCGCACGCACCCAGATGTTGTCCCAGAAGCCGCCTGGCTGAGTACCCTTCCGTAACGGCAACGTGCTGGCTACCCAACCTCACTCGATTGAAGAATGTTTCTAGTTTGATGATATCGGCAGTTGGCGGAATCCAACTGCTGTCAGCCAGCACGGACCCGGCGTCATAACTGAAGACAACATCGTCCTCGAACACGGCACCATATTCGTCGGGGCCATCTGCGATTATTTTCCAACAGCGACGATGGCTGAGAAAACAACAAACCTCAGTCGCGGTAAGCGGGGGCGCTGCAAACGGAAGCCCTTCTTCCACGTCAACCCCGGCGACACGTTCAAAGGCAACCCTAATACGAGAAAATTCAGATGCTACGGCGACAAGCCGTTCAACTGACCGATCAAGATTAATTACCAAGCATTTCATTTTTGCCCCCCGCTTAAAACGGCACCAATAGCAGCGGGGTTTTTGGAGTGCTAGTCAAACCCGCTACAATTGCACTACGCCACGCCAACAGGATCGCTTCGTCGGCCCTTTTTGAGGCGGCACATGGCTGAATCCTCTGCCGTTTTCAACCCGATCGGCGGAATGACAGGGCAGTACCTCCAAAAGGCGAGTAATGCCGATTACGGCACGGCATGAGTGACGCTGCCTGTCTACTATATGCCCGGCTGGACGGATGTTGCGGTAGCTGATGGCGGAACAGGAGCAAGCACCCCTGCCAGGGTTCGCACAATCTTGGATATGTCCGTCGGAAGCTTGAAACCGTCCCGGGGTTCCATCGTATGCCGACGCGAGAGCTCTTTTGTTGCCGGATGGAAGCGCAATAACCCGTCACTCACGTGGGTGGTGACCGACGCCGAGCCGGTCGGACGTGCCAGCGTCCGGCCGATTTGAAAACTTGCCGGCTGCGTGATTGTTCCCCGCCGGCGGCCTCAAAAAATGCCCCACCGGCAGGACCGGCGGGGCATTGATCGGAGGTCTGCGATCGCCTGGGAGGCGATCGCGGGAGCAACGAGAACGCCGCGCGAAAAGTTTCACTGTTTTTCTGCGCCGGATTGCCGATGGCTGTTGAAGCGGGCCTCAGCCTCTTGCTGCCCGCCGGCCCTGGCCGCGCCGGGCCAGAAGGTTCGCCACAACCAGCAGCACGATCGACAGCGCCATCATCAGCGTCGCCGCGGCGGTGATGGCGGGCGAGAGTTTTTCGCGCAGGCCGATGAACATTTCGAGCGGCATGGTGCGCTGGCCGGCACTTGCCAGGAACTGCACCACCACCACCTCGTCGAAGGAGGTGACGAAGGCGAAGGCAGCGCCCGAGAGCACGCCGGGCAGGATTAGCGGCAGCATCACGCGGAAGAAGGCGGTCAGCGGTTTCGCGCCGGAGATGGCGGCGGCGCGCATCAGATTGCGGTCGAAGCCGGTGAGGCTGGCGCCGACGGTGACGACGACGAAGGGGCTGGCAAGCGCCGTGTGCGCCAAAATGATGCCGGCATAGGTGCTGGCCAGCCCAACGCGGGCGTAGAACAGATACGAGCCGACGGCGGTGATCACCACCGGCACGATCAGCGGCGAGAGCAGCAGCGGCATGACGATGCGGCGGCCGGGAAATTTCTCGTTCGACAAAGCGATGGCCGTCAGCGTGCCGAGCGTGGTGGCGATCAGCGTCGTGCCGAAGGCGACGATCAGGCTGTTGCCGATCGCCGACTGCCAGCGCTGCGTGCCCAGCACCACCTCGTACCAGCGCGTCGACAGGCCTTCGAGCGGGAAGATGAAGAAGGCGCCGCTGTTGAAGGAGAGCGGCACGGGGATCAGGATCGGCACCAGCAGGAACAGGATGACCAGCCCGCACCACAGCCAGAGCAGCGCGACGCGGATGCGTTCACCAGGGGTGGGGTAAGGCGAGAACAGCATGGCTACACCATCTTCAGGCGGTCGAGGCCGAGGATCCGGGCGAAGATGCCGAACAGGGCCAGGGTGAAGACGAGCAGGATGAAGCTCAGTGCGGCCGCCATCTCCCAGTTCAGTTCGACATTGACGTAGTTGGCGATGAAATTGCTGATCAGCTGGTCGCTGGCGCCGCCGATCAGGGCAGGGGTGATGTAGTAGC includes:
- a CDS encoding ABC transporter permease, which translates into the protein MLFSPYPTPGERIRVALLWLWCGLVILFLLVPILIPVPLSFNSGAFFIFPLEGLSTRWYEVVLGTQRWQSAIGNSLIVAFGTTLIATTLGTLTAIALSNEKFPGRRIVMPLLLSPLIVPVVITAVGSYLFYARVGLASTYAGIILAHTALASPFVVVTVGASLTGFDRNLMRAAAISGAKPLTAFFRVMLPLILPGVLSGAAFAFVTSFDEVVVVQFLASAGQRTMPLEMFIGLREKLSPAITAAATLMMALSIVLLVVANLLARRGQGRRAARG
- a CDS encoding glycosyltransferase family 25 protein, translated to MKCLVINLDRSVERLVAVASEFSRIRVAFERVAGVDVEEGLPFAAPPLTATEVCCFLSHRRCWKIIADGPDEYGAVFEDDVVFSYDAGSVLADSSWIPPTADIIKLETFFNRVRLGSQHVAVTEGYSARRLLGQHLGACGYIVSRNAAERLSNSTKRLKAAVDVALFSPNQMTAARNTIYQLVPALCTQAHFVVDKIPPSLVQIAPRAHINKRMIDRVNAEAARAFWYFRNRPFFQAAEKHFSKRQRKLTLCLCEPGLEFPA
- a CDS encoding DUF2306 domain-containing protein, which translates into the protein MSLSPLLHASPVIQLHALIAIAALLLGAIQLWRTKGDRLHRALGRVWVALMATVAGSGLFIWTIRLWGPFSPIHLLSLLVLVMLWRGVRAARGGNIAAHRRIMQGTYIFGLIITGLLTFIPGRIMYVVAFGPQGATPQKLAVFAALVIFAAAAGLYAARGTRATG
- a CDS encoding acyltransferase family protein, which gives rise to MAASFRPDIQGLRALAVGGVVAYHFGLTALPGGFAGVDIFFVISGWLITTHLMREITETGRLDLWRFYARRARRLLPAALFVILATLAAGTFILAPQEQALYSRGAMFASAYAINLWLLRWSFDYFAADALGNPFIHFWSLSVEEQFYLVWPALLLFAAWLQPGKRMAVIVIGIAGLASFAACLWLTSLSPAWAFYFSPLRAWEFAAGGLATLAPAALLQNRAWLRAVQGWLGLALIAVAYLCLSEDLPFPGWYALLPVAGTVLVLLSGAGEDSDAETASPNGWQALTPAAALSLPPLQWIGALSYSLYLWHWPVIVYAGMLAPDLTIPQRLGCGALALALAFLTYHLIENPARRGGWLTMGGRALIPALALTGVGVAVAFANAHLATRNIDPAQRGIEQAAEQPSTARATDANCLLDFHTVTPKPCTFGPADAAHTIVLFGDSHADHWSTPLVEAARRNDTKVVTYLKSSCRASRLSTFSTALKRDYTECDAWREQAIADIIRRKPRLVVISEFSIGNLTRDMPAAGRKAETARWQAGLRSTLQAFSQAGVETAVIRDTPIGDSFADSCVARALWWREAPSRCDTPRAEAANDSAAAEERAVVKSVPDTLYVDLTDRFCGPTECHVFISGKLAFRDRHHLATAFAETLEGPLERALF